A region of the Plasmodium vinckei vinckei genome assembly, chromosome: PVVCY_11 genome:
AAAAAGgagaaattataaaattaaaaagaggGCATGCTAGAAATTTGATTAAAGATAGAAAGGCAGTTTATGCTACTTATGAGAATATTGATAGTTATGcggataaagaaaaatacaaaaaaaaggaacaacttgatataaaaaaagatgtTGAAATAGTAGCagattttgaaaaatactttacacaaataaaaaatattgatataaCCACATATTTAGATTCATATCAATACACAaataatgtattatataatttgtacgatttatttaattatgttTCTAAAAATTATCAATTAGACTTAACACATCaaaatttacataaaatagtttattttaaaaacttagaagaatataataataatattataactgaacaaaaatattcagATATATCAAATTACAATGATTTGATTGtccaaaataatataatgtttAATTGTACTGGgatatatgttatatattattatttatttatgccAAATCTCaagtttttaaatcatattATACTTAGGATATCATCTATCCAGGAATACGAGTAATTTACACTTTTGAAATgcataaacatatataatctACGTAAATAACATATGCTTGGatttgtgtatatatatgtagtTTCATACAGCTGATATTTATGCAATATATAAGGAAACACTgcatattcattttattacataataCATACacacttttttataatacttCCATTTTTAGGCGATTGCAAGAAGAAAAAGAGAGCAAACAGGTTGACATATTATACAGTATTAATTGATGGGGACATgctaatatgcatatataaacaaaattcaTGAAAAATGACGCAATCCGTATTATTTGTACTATGATAAATTTACATATGTTCCACAATTGTGGATGTGCTTGgtgttattttatttatttttcaatttttatatatttttaacttgtttagttttttttgggtgattcattatttgtataattataaaaaaagtataataaaaaaatactcaCAAATTAAACACTATCTTATGTGTTTTATCAAATGGATCAAAAATGCATTTgagtacatatatatgtggatttgtttttctaaggatatgtaaaaaataattacaataaaaaattcgagtacacaaaaaaagaagttGTGTAACTAATCAATATAATGCAATGAAAAATAAGGATCTTCTTGTGatacacttttttttgtatctCTATGGAAGGTCACTCAAAATTAAattcacatttttaaataacttttcattttgttcatttttttgggGAGTTAATGCTTTTAATTTGTCTTTGATAAACTGCTTAATATCATATTTCTGTATTATATCTTGTGTTTGCTTTTTATATGTAGAATGAGATGTATGGAAACACAAGGAATAAGTATAGAGCAATTCTATTtcgtttatattttctctaAAATCATGAATAGATTGAAATAATGTTTTTcttatttcattatcattattttcatttaaggatataataaaattaaaaaatatttttattaataggATGTTGATATTTAGattatttgatttaaaattggcaaattgttttaaaattaaattacattttttaaacatgtAATATCTTGGCGTTGATAAATTAAACatgtttaaataaaaccGTAGGCAACATACTAGTAATGGGTCTAGATTCTTatctttatcatttttattttggaaataatataatatgcaaTCATAAACTAATTTGAATGCATTAAAAgagtatttattattaaacaaaatatcaGAATGtttgtttaatattaaaaccCTAAATAGGTCTATTACAGGAAATATATGAACTGGTTGCCAATTGCAAAGTTTtgtaattaaattaatatctGCAgtgttaaaaatataattatttttaatactttttttatatacatttgtAATATTAGTTAAACTATTTAATTCATTGTCAGAAAGTTTGTAACTATTTTGTTCGTTAACAGGAATGTTCGTGTTgaattcttttattttttgcaaaATCTTATCTAATGAAGCTGTCTGTATTGTAAATACATTTAAGACAGTAACAAACTTTTTCGAATCTTCATTGATCACATTGATATCTTTAttagaattatttttatttaaatttgaaCAGTTTTGATTTATAAAATCGACAATTGATTTTATATGGCTTATTGAAATACTTTCtcttttacaaaatttttcagctatcaaatttatattatcattaatattatatggtAATTGTTTAATATCTCCATAACCTGTATCAATAGAGAATATTTCATCATAATAACCTTgttgaaataaattatcacCAATGtagaatttttttgatgaGTTTACATCATCTACTACATCCCCTATTAAAACCCATCCGTTtgtttcatatttatatgcttcatatttgttttgatttttgaatattttaatttctcCAATTTTtccaataatatttttcatattttctaccgaatttatatctttattattatacaaattatctttgtcattatttttattaagttCGTTTTCTAATTTGTCTactatttctttatttaatttatgttcctttttatttgtaaatatcctgatataattatcattaCAAGCAGATACGATATCATCATTGTGAagtaattttatattccatagtgtatttattaaatgtaTAGTTTGCAGACATCcaaaattatcatttttattgttacaattattattgttcaTTAGgggattattttttatattattgatatcataattttccattaatttataaatatccTCAATGGACCATATTTTGATAGTTTTATCATCACTACAACTATACATGAGTTTATCCTTTTCATTTACACAGACATAAAAAACGAAGCCTGTATGtcccatatatatttttattaaattaaagttagaatcatatatatgtatattttcatcattagaaaatgttataatatttttattttcattaaataatataatatctcGAACAGTAtcattatgtatattttttatttcatcgaTTTTTTCGCCATCTTTGTTCCACATATTTACTATATTATTCTGTGATATTGTGAAAAACATATCATTAAAACAAGTTATATATGTAGCATGCTTATggttttttaaaactttcAAAATGGTATAGGTATATCTATTTGAGCTCAAAGAATTTAGATTTTGAGGGGAAATATTTGCATTATCATCATTAATCATACTACTTCCTATATTGTTCGCATTtgatttttcaattttccAGACAAAAACTTCCCCATTCCAATCAGCActtaacaaaatattttcatctttttcaACTATACTGCAAATACTATTGGTGTGTCCTTGTAATACTAATTCAATAAGaccatttaaatttaataaataaatatttttatcattccCTCCACTATAAAAGTGTAAATTATCTTCAATGCTTtcattactattattttttaattcgcTAATTCCTACATATTTACTGTAGCATAATGCATAAATAAACTTTTCATGAACttcgatttttttatataatataaaattatcattatattgATCATCATTGGGAACTTTATCATTGCATTCGGTCTCTTTTTTCCAAACTATAATTATTCCATTGAGATCTGCACTAACGATATActcaaaatttatttcaaatttattCAACTCATcgattgttttattatttataacacATAAGCATCGTACCCCTTTACAATGTCCCTTTAAAATCCCCCTTAATTCGTATTCTTTGTCCTctacaaaaaattttgaaaaaaaaaaaaaatatggtaaATATTATAGTGAGACAAATTTCcaattatttaaacattgtatatttatgtatactaccataacataatatatgtaaatggttatttttcgtttttttcataaatactAACCTTGCATTATCTTTGAATAGCTctagaaaaagaaaagtataatgatattacggcaaatgtataatatacttGGCAATGTTCATAAGAGTATTCACTATATAGATATCATTAAAATAGCAATTCTAAAAGGGGTTTAGTAATGCGTACATTTGTCAAAACAACCCTTTAAAATGTGATTTCATTCACAGTTATAGAATTCAGAAGATTGAAAACCTTGCCAActgtataataaattatttaataaccCTTAAAAATGCAATATTTTAACATACATGTATGGGTAACTGCGCATGAGAAATTCCcaaaatatgtaaacaaattattataaaacgaatagaaaaaatgtatcttataaatatgtcGCAATAATAATTAGTCGGGAATAAATTGAtctgtaatatttttatacagaATAAACTAATTGGTAAATAAGGgcttatacatattataataaagtCATATAATGATGACGCTATATAATTTCAATATGGTAAAATGACAAAAATCGaaagtaaataaaacaagCATGAAAAAATGCCTAATAAcgaagatataaaaatcacaaaaaaaatatattttggcTTTTTATGTTCCCCGTTTTTTAGATaatatacacacatatgatgcattgcatatataaaataaatataagtgATAGgttgcatatattataataaaattttataagaaaaatataaaatgatttCCGTGAGCTTTTTCCAGAAAATaagcaaaataaaatcctttgaaatgataaaattgaaatttccaaaataattaaaacaaatatcGGCATACTAAGGTTATAGTAATTACATAcataatatgataaatgataatataaaataataatactacTAGTAGTAATACTATTAAAAAGGGAAACATAAGaagcaaaataaattatctaaaaaataatttttttaatgttttatGGGACTAATAGTATAACAgggtttttttttaaaaaaatacgcATAGTGAAGGGgttgaaaaataatgaaaagaaatatatgtacTGCTCATATATTCGGAATGATATATCAATAGAGAAAGACAATATTTGTCgaaattttcaaaacatAAGAGCACAAGCTTGTATTAGCTTGAAATATAGTAGAATGGACGCAAacgttgaaaaaaaattaatcaGTAATTATAGAGTAAAAAtcgaagaaaaaaaagctaATGATAATAGAAGTGAGGACATTTGTGATGACAACAAAAATAACGAATATGTCATTGATTATGATAAAACCAAAGAGAAGAATATAAGTGATAGTATTGAAAAAGAGGATGCTGTTTTAAGTTCTAAAATACCTAAAAAAGATACCATGAATAAGAATCATGAGCTTATTCtagaaaatgaatataatgatatgataaatgaacaaaataataatattattaattccAGTTTAGgaaaatttacaaatacacagaaaaaatatatttacaaatttgAAAAGTTTTCcgtattttcatttaatatacTTGCAAATAGTTTAGTagattataaatataacaataattgTCCAATTGTTATGAAATGGATGaatcgaaaaaaattaatatataaaaatattataaacaaactatcagatataatatgtttacAAGAGATAGAAGAATCGTATTTTATAGAGCTacaagaaaaattaaaaccattaaattataagggaatatttttaaaaaaaaacaaagagACATGCCAAGATggtatatgcatattttacaaCACTAAGGTTTTTGAGTTATTGTTTGTTGATAAAGTTATTTATGATAAatcgattttttttaaaaaatggcaTGCTGGTTTAATAGTTGCATTACGAAATTTAAaatctaaaaaaatagaatattATGATAGTAATAAAGATGATTGTAATGAACAAATtaatgataatttaaaaaataataataataattctgCTAATAATACTCATGATATTATTATCGTTTCGAATACACACTTAATTTTTGATTCAAGGCACGGagatattaaattatatcagTTATGCTATTTGACATATCGTTTAGTTTTTATGATTAATAaatgcataaaatatattaaagaatGTGTAAAACAAGAAAAAAAGGATAAAGGACTTATAGACAACTCAGAAGCAAATACTAAAGAAGATGAAAAAAGCGAGCTTAATGATATTCTTAAACCCgccataattttttgtggGGATTTTAATTTAACTCCTAATAgtcttttatattattatataactaatagatatataaatttaaagaatataaatttaaaaaatatatcaggACAATATTTGATGTTTAAAAAAcagttatatatttacaattcTTTACAtggtataaaaataaaaaatatatttgatgaaaatatattgaatgacttaaaatatgaaaaatataataatctaATGGacaatttgaaaaaagaaTCTTTATTTTCGTTTTACaaagatgaaaatatattaaattcagaatatttaataaatatgttttcaaaaaaaagaatgaaTTTAAAAGAGTTAGAATCTTTTGAGTAttcctttaaaaaatttaaaaataaatcagaTGAAGAAACACATGAAGATGCATCTTCGGACGATACCGACtctaaaataaataaatcgATTTGTGTTTCTAAGCAGGAGGATAGTGTATCTAAATTTGAcgaaaaagagaaaaataagtcaataaattataaaacagataaatataatgaaaacgAAAAAACCCGTGCGGAAACACAtgaagatataaatattatggaTAATGATgatcataattttatattatattatcctTTATATTTAGAAAGTATTTATAATGGTGGcgttcaaaataaaatagaaaaagattgttataaatatgatgatATTGAAAATTTGAATAAGAGTAGTACAAATTTAATGATAAGAAACGTCCCATTTACTGTTTTTCATGGAAAACAAAAAGGATGTGttgattatattttttattcatacaAAAATCTTAAGgtaactaaaaaaaatatactgtAATTTTTCGATAGAATTAAGATAACTATAATTCATCCTATTTTGATTACTATAacttgtatatatatgtctaTATATCCAtgcacatttttattaatttttttgtttcaatCATACAGAGAATATCATGCACTAATCTTCCTTCTTTTGAACAActtgaaaaatatggatgTCTTCCAAATAAAGTACTAAAATCATACAATGACATAATTATCCAACGGTTGATGTTATTagtctttattattatatcataatttcattttattttgtgctatatattttctttttttatcacatatttattttataccCTTTTTCAGAAATATGCTTCATCGGATCACCTATATTTACACGCCACTTTAATTAGAAAGATGGAAGAATAAGCGAAGATTTGAAACTactaatattaaaatgctTACGAATTTCATctgatatttataaaataatgttttatgttatgtattgttttttataattagcatatattaatatataattatccaTTTTTACACTAGctgaaaaataatgttttgTTGGATAATTtctcattttatttaattcgtTTTGTGAGTGTCTTTTTATTGAAATGCATAAATgtgtatacatatgtatcGATTTTACTTATATGCTTTGTtacttttttgtttttgtgTTAATAAGaattctattattttttaaaattatttacaaatagttatcatttaaaagaaagaaatatttaaaggTTTAAGTACATGtctaaatataaatcaattgtaaaaataataaaaaaaaataatttacaaaataaataacgaAAAAGGAGAGATATAGATATTAATTTCTTAAGGGGGatgcattatatttatttttctcgAATAGTATGTTGGCTATTTAATTGTGACACTGCAagctttatattttaaaatattctttcCTTGTATcttcataataattttataaatacttgtgaaaatttttaaaggCCAAAAGGATACAAccaatatttttgttactATAGTTGATTATCATGAATTGATAAATATTCTCGAAGCTCATCttcacattttttcataaataataaatttgaatattCTAAGTCtgttaaaaatgaaaagtaCAAATGCTCTTCTTGTTCATAACTAATTTGTGCCGATAAATTAGAgtcactatttttataattattagtTGAACTAGCTATTTGCTggttatttaaattttcactTGAAATATTATGGTCTATTTCTTTTGTTTCTATCAGTTTAACAAAATTTGTATAGTGAAATGAATTGTAATAAGTATAAGAAGGAGGTattgttttaataaaattatgtagCATAACTCTAACTTTGTTAATAttactatatattaaattcgataaaactattatatcatttcttttatcatttaaattggAAAACATATCATCGTCTTTATCTTCATAAGCATTTAAAGGTTTCAAATGAACAAGTATATTTTCTAAGTTCTCTAATATTTCAActaaatttttacataCCTTATCTATTATATTGCAATTTGtacttaatatattttcagtattcatttttatagacTTTCGAAACGTATGAGTTCTAtaagaaataattaattaggTATACACAATATTATTAGTATGAAACATTGAGGAGTATAAACtgtggaaataaaaaaacacagataaaagaaaatgaataaataaactaGTAATTAAACAATAAACAAACGGGTCATTTCACAAAACAAACTAAAAACTATGCAATTAAAACatgttataaattataGAGAAATTAAGcatgcatatttatgtgtatgctttatatatacattttttgcaACTTATTTTACAGAacatgataaatataaaactcTCTCTTTAATATTCAACATTTTGTAATTATTAAACGGTAAAAcgtgaataaaaataaaccaaaaaaataataaaaaaatggaaaaaaaaaatttttttagaaGGTGTATgttgagaaaaaaatatatataggtCGCAAAAATAAACCTTTGTTCATATATTacttcatatattttttatggatgcatcataaatattaaaaaaaaatcaagcATTTAATTCCTGTTGTGAATTTATTTAAGGGACATTTTTTCAGtatttatgaaatataGAAATTAATTACTTAGTAAAAAGTAAACGAATGTGAAGAATCATACCctttagaaaaataaattgttaATAAACCAATCCAATTTAATTACACCAAATTTCTCAAACAAAATTGGAAAAAGTGGCATTATAAGGAAGAAATACAAATCTAATAATACTATTATATGGTATATTTGTGACAATGAACAATATAAAAGGGAAATTTAAGAAATGTGTTTCATATCAATTACGAAAACATTTATGAGGATTCCcctcaaaaaaaaatattaaaaaaatataaaataatatatattcacgTGCATAtcttaatatatgtatgcatgGGTGATATAATGGAAAATGCTGCGAATCAACTTGATATtccttttaataatatattctatAGGATATGTATTATCAACAAAGATTAGAAAGACAAACAGAAGCTTGGGAATGCCAAAAGTTGAGTATTGTGGTAACATAAATGGAGATAGaagatattatatacagACGTGtgatatttcaaaaaaccGAAGACGAAAGAATGAAAATCCTTCTCTATatgtcaaaaaaaataaaaaaaaaaatattaaaatatatggaagAGATCACAGAAACCCATATTTAGCATATGAACATATAAACAGgattattgaaaataagaaatatGAAGTAACTAAGTTATTAGAAGAACATGCTGATGAAAATAGCCCATTGCAAATACGCTTAAAATATCTACAGCATAcaatgaataataaattatctgAAAGTTTAAAAAGAATGCATTCCGATGAAAAGCATAGATTGTCAATGGTAGcagatataaaaagaaaaattttttgtagtactaacaaaaatgatgaaaattttgatttaaaaaaaaatatagataattatgaaattgaaaatgagagaaaacaaaatgaaaacatgATCAATGatagtaataatgaaaaatatgtatatcaaaataattttcttaattTAACAAACCCTGGTGAAGCAAGTTTAATGTTACATAAAATAGGATTTGATGTATTAATTGTTAATATTGATAGTTTATCAACACAAGGAACATTAAATGATTTATCTGATGTCATTAAAAGTACAAGAACATTGACAAGAAATTCAAGACCAGCAGTTGTAGTAGATGATGTAATAATACACCCAATTCAAATAGCGTTAGCAGTTGAAAATAAAGCTGACGGAGtcatattaaatttgtCTTATTTAAGAAATGATTTAGAAGATATGCTAAATTATTGTGTCAATCTAGGTACTCAAGCTATAGTAGAAGTACATGATTATAacgatatatattatgctaCTCAATGTGGTAGTTATATTCTTATGATAAACGAAtttgattttattaataatcgatatgaatataatcaTGCAATTAAAGCTATTAGTTATTCTATACCTGAACTAATAACTATAgctaaaataaatgttagTGATGTAAATTATGTAGAAAAATTAGGTAGTCTAGGTTATGATAGTATAtgtttagaaaaaaaacttatTGATGATGATCTGGAGACTTTTGTGCAATCCTGTAAAAATTGGAAGGCACCCCATAAaactttattatatttaaatagaaataattatttgaaagattttttaacttataaaaataattcaacaGATGAAAATTACAAAGATACTACAAAaaatttggaaaaaatGTACGATGATAGgaatttagaaaataaatattcagaAAAATTGTTAAAGGATTATGAAAAGGACTTCATTGATGTTGAGGATGCAAAGAAAAATGACGAGATAgtaagaaaaaatgaaacacCCCAAGATTCACAAATTAACCAAAAAAGCGAAAATGTAAAACAAGACAATTCTTCTCTTTTAACAAacgatgaaaaaaaaattattaataatttcaaacaagaaagaaaaaaagagatAACACTTTTAAATCAAATGAAAGATATTATTAAAGAAGTTGACGACCAgtgtaaaaattatgacaaTTTTTCTGAAGAAGaaagtattaaaaaagaagaaaaattagAATCACTTTTagaaaattttacaaaattagacaagaattttttgaaacaaTTTTTCTCAGATGAAGagattaataatatagaaaattctattaaaaatgctgtacaacaaaaaaaaaaaatacaagaTGGTGAGATAAATGTTGATAGTAACAATTTCACAGGGTTCCCATCAAATCAAATGAATGATTTTGATATTAATCGTTTAACAAAAGAATTTTTTGACACAAACGATTCTGgaaataatcaaaaaattGATGATAAATTGTTAGATGATTATTCAGATGACTCATATTCAAGAGGACTGGATTCACAATGATATCTTATGTACGCATGCTGATGTTCTCTAATGCACATATGAAATATCTATATAATCTATTTATTAGATATTTCCCATAATTTTATTCCTTCCCTCAcctatattttcatttatgtaatatttattcttaCGATTTTCATATCTTAagtttaacatttttttttattaaatttttaataatcatttataataatataatcgAATTTATTATACAGTTGATTTTCTCCTATTTtagacatttttttttgtctatttgtttatatagtaatttatttttattaattttacgAGTTTTATTCTCAtttgcttatttttatgctttttttttgttcaatTCGAATTACATTGTTTATACCTTTACCATAAATCATATGCCCTCTAAAACGGGGACCTTATTCATGTCAATTTTTCTAATATCCTTTTAAATAGGCTTTATAAATTTGTCTATTTATTCTCAATATTTATTGCAGTaactatataaaaaatactgTCAATcaaaagtataaaaaaaaataataaataaaataaagggcttaacaaaaaatttatatatagtcTTATTATAGgattaaaaaagataaaaattttgaaagcaattcttataaattttaaaggatataataattgtatatatatcttaaattttttatttttcaatatatataaaatttttaaatgaataaaaaagcacgtaatttttaaaaatatataaaataaggaaataatttatcaagatataataattttttataaatgtcttattattgaaaaaaataagaaaaacaaatgtACACATAAAGTctatatttgttttcatttCGTTGCCGTAAAAAGGCTGTAAAAAATGAGTTTCACGTGTTTgcataaatgaaaattaaattgaaaaaaaactgAAAAGGTGCTAAAAATTgctaaaaaatgaatgaataaataaatacacaCAAGATACATAAAACAGATATACGAATTaataagaatatatttataacacatatatagactgaatatatacaaaaatttgtttgtttGTCCTATATATCTATCTAAGTAGAATTTATAAAGGACAT
Encoded here:
- a CDS encoding 50S ribosomal protein L9, mitochondrial, putative, whose protein sequence is MLKNMLGKHRLFSFQKYFMSSYLNYNKYTIKRKTYVAAVENKYTYIVLLNNIIHVGEKGEIIKLKRGHARNLIKDRKAVYATYENIDSYADKEKYKKKEQLDIKKDVEIVADFEKYFTQIKNIDITTYLDSYQYTNNVLYNLYDLFNYVSKNYQLDLTHQNLHKIVYFKNLEEYNNNIITEQKYSDISNYNDLIVQNNIMFNCTGIYVIYYYLFMPNLKFLNHIILRISSIQEYERLQEEKESKQVDILYSIN
- a CDS encoding polyubiquitin binding protein, putative — its product is MQEDKEYELRGILKGHCKGVRCLCVINNKTIDELNKFEINFEYIVSADLNGIIIVWKKETECNDKVPNDDQYNDNFILYKKIEVHEKFIYALCYSKYVGISELKNNSNESIEDNLHFYSGGNDKNIYLLNLNGLIELVLQGHTNSICSIVEKDENILLSADWNGEVFVWKIEKSNANNIGSSMINDDNANISPQNLNSLSSNRYTYTILKVLKNHKHATYITCFNDMFFTISQNNIVNMWNKDGEKIDEIKNIHNDTVRDIILFNENKNIITFSNDENIHIYDSNFNLIKIYMGHTGFVFYVCVNEKDKLMYSCSDDKTIKIWSIEDIYKLMENYDINNIKNNPLMNNNNCNNKNDNFGCLQTIHLINTLWNIKLLHNDDIVSACNDNYIRIFTNKKEHKLNKEIVDKLENELNKNNDKDNLYNNKDINSVENMKNIIGKIGEIKIFKNQNKYEAYKYETNGWVLIGDVVDDVNSSKKFYIGDNLFQQGYYDEIFSIDTGYGDIKQLPYNINDNINLIAEKFCKRESISISHIKSIVDFINQNCSNLNKNNSNKDINVINEDSKKFVTVLNVFTIQTASLDKILQKIKEFNTNIPVNEQNSYKLSDNELNSLTNITNVYKKSIKNNYIFNTADINLITKLCNWQPVHIFPVIDLFRVLILNKHSDILFNNKYSFNAFKLVYDCILYYFQNKNDKDKNLDPLLVCCLRFYLNMFNLSTPRYYMFKKCNLILKQFANFKSNNLNINILLIKIFFNFIISLNENNDNEIRKTLFQSIHDFRENINEIELLYTYSLCFHTSHSTYKKQTQDIIQKYDIKQFIKDKLKALTPQKNEQNEKLFKNVNLILSDLP